From a single Poecilia reticulata strain Guanapo linkage group LG2, Guppy_female_1.0+MT, whole genome shotgun sequence genomic region:
- the ankrd50l gene encoding ankyrin repeat domain-containing protein 50 → MSGSAYGCGASLLRGRRFYCREWALDKLRRCLDACPVSSQAAGLLLTGGPGAGKTALCTEVVWPTSDSGLAAGLARRCLASHFCHREDQRSTVLWRFVLGLVEQLRASPLLPAGYEETLRGPAASSALEPLNCQKDPEDTFKRAVLEPLLDLPPPAQTLMIVVDALDAQCAPDQRVGKSGSIAQLLANNQHLLPSWLLLVCSIRRQNKDVCKMFSSFRRLCLDDLRKPPTVRDVQQYILCRLDEEAALRRQLTPDTADMLNLLHIKSGGCFLFLERVLDGVAAGLVGLREIRDIPGTLNGLYLWLCQRLFPRGLFVYVRPLLNVLLAAPSPLTTQQLFTAAWTQDTTLNVQDFQNKLHTLSPLLIDGPEGTKLLFHASFTEWLTDVKYCTQKYLCNQTEGHSMLAMSLTLQGPHLDPEGACQLATHLVCSGHHKENPSLLALWMLWTGLPPLTASCNETLSTSFAQLPPLVSQEVPQLLMKSGLLSPARIFDKEASVCTRFPVEQGDPIDTMEMEVSVKKLLDSGHSVNQLESSGQTLLAKAAIEGSANVAKFLLAHESDPLISDHHGQTPLTLASRQGHVKFLSILLEWMKSQSTETAMEMMEHIDNEGWTALRSAAWGGHCEAVRLLLDAGADVNGCDSEGRTALRAAAWGGHEEIVLTLLDYGAQINKADSNGRTPLIAAAYMGHPETVEILLNHNAEVNLADGDGRTALSVAALCVPTAAAIKGYGEVASLLLERGADPGHRDNDGMTPLLLAAYEGHEDVVELLLEAGADVDESAGPDGSISAAAAVTPLLAAAAMGHMNTVSRLLFWGADVDAIDCEGRTALCLAAARGSLEVVRALLDRGLDENHKDDLGWTPLHAAACEGHRAICAALTDQGSMARIGEMDIEGRTPLILAAQEGHLSAVKLLLDKRSPIDHRAYDGHSALSAAFLEGHTEVAELLMKRGADTDVRDAEGRPLLYLLVLEGCLDMATLVIEKGGVPLESRDSEGRTALHVASWQGSVEIVDLLLKHGANPNAQDAEGRPPMHSVAWTGNGKVGHRLMEANSVHIDLACRQGATALSIAAQEGHVNIVKMLLEKGANPNHIDKYGRSPAKVAGKHGHVTIVRLLESYGAKPYLGLLPNSSTVSPSKPNKILSSGMLEGNGAEVTATTSSSSVSSPGSTGERFHSMQSSQTSSTCHSLATVQTVPADSISFIQQIQQHSLPRSRSRHSTLPPPGGSGMGSLHGSSQRLTKCLPPPTVCTVTAMVHNCEPPQKGLSSGLEYHDKKNKQSSNLIKAERAAGGRWNSVMASLGIMPSKDSPLSAKNREIPSLDYPYRLQSPSQVEAWNALPQNILAPVCYSFSPNPPSSALTDDVMVTTDPHLNLKQAIKLQFEGPTSAALCKRETPL, encoded by the exons ATGAGCGGCTCAGCGTACGGATGCGGTGCCAGCTTGCTCCGGGGCCGGCGCTTCTACTGCCGGGAATGGGCCCTGGACAAGCTGAGGCGCTGCCTGGACGCCTGCCCCGTGTCCAGCCAGGCGGCGGGGCTCCTGCTGACGGGGGGCCCCGGTGCCGGCAAGACCGCCCTGTGCACCGAGGTGGTGTGGCCTACCTCGGACTCGGGCCTGGCTGCGGGGCTGGCCCGGCGCTGCCTGGCGTCCCACTTCTGCCACAGGGAGGACCAGAGGAGCACGGTGCTGTGGAGGTTCGTCCTGGGCCTGGTGGAGCAGCTGAGGGCCTCCCCGCTCCTCCCTGCTGGCTATGAGGAGACCCTCAGGGGTCCGGCCGCCTCTTCTGCTCTGGAGCCCCTCAACTGTCAAAAAGACCCCGAGGACACCTTCAAGAG GGCAGTTTTGGAACCGCTGCTGGACCTCCCTCCACCTGCCCAGACCCTGATGATAGTGGTAGATGCTCTGGATGCTCAGTGTGCGCCAGACCAAAGAGTTGGGAAGAGCGGCTCGATTGCACAACTCTTGGCCAACAATCAGCATCTCCTGCCCAGCTGGTTGCTGTTGGTCTGCTCCATCCGCCGCCAAAACAAAGATGTGTGCAAGATGTTCTCGA GCTTCCGGAGACTCTGCCTGGACGATCTACGGAAGCCGCCAACGGTCCGTGACGTTCAGCAGTACATCCTCTGTCGTCTGGATGAGGAGGCAGCGCTGCGGCGTCAGCTCACCCCCGACACTGCAGACATGCTCAATCTCCTGCACATAAAGAGTGGGGGCTGCTTCCTCTTTCTCGAGCGAGTGTTGGATGGCGTGGCAGCTGGGCTCGTGGGTCTTCGAGAGATTCGAGACATCCCTGGGACTCTCAATGGACTCTACCTTTGGCTCTGCCAGAGACTCTTCCCTCGGGGCCTCTTTGTCTATGTCAGACCTCTCCTCAATGTGCTCTTGGCTGCTCCAAGTCCACTCACAACTCAGCAACTATTTACAGCAGCCTGGACTCAGGACACCACACTCAACGTCCAGGACTTCCAGAACAAACTTCATACACTGTCTCCCCTCTTGATCGATGGCCCTGAGGGGACCAAGCTACTTTTTCATGCCAGCTTTACAGAGTGGCTGACTGATGTTAAGTACTGCACACAGAAGTACCTCTGTAACCAGACTGAAGGCCATAGCATGCTTGCCATGTCTCTGACTCTACAAGGACCCCATCTAGACCCCGAGGGTGCATGCCAGTTAGCCACACACTTAGTTTGCTCGGGTCACCATAAAGAAAACCCCTCATTATTGGCACTCTGGATGCTGTGGACAGGCCTGCCTCCTCTCACTGCCAGCTGCAATGAAACCCTCTCCACATCCTTTGCTCAACTTCCTCCACTGGTCAGTCAGGAAGTCCCTCAGTTGTTAATGAAAAGCGGACTTCTTTCACCAGCCCGTATTTTCGACAAGGAGGCCAGTGTCTGCACGCGCTTCCCAGTTGAGCAAGGAGATCCAATAGACACAATGGAGATGGAGGTGTCAGTAAAGAAACTGCTAGATAGTGGGCACTCTGTAAACCAGCTTGAATCCTCTGGACAGACCTTGCTTGCGAAAGCGGCTATTGAGGGTTCAGCAAACGTAGCTAAATTTCTTCTAGCACATGAGTCTGATCCACTCATAAGTGATCATCACGGTCAAACTCCTTTGACTTTGGCTTCCAGACAGGGTCATGTCAAATTTCTGTCTATCTTACTAGAATGGATGAAAAGCCAGAGCACGGAGACTGCAATGGAAATGATGGAGCACATTGACAATGAAGGCTGGACGGCACTGCGCTCTGCGGCTTGGGGAGGACACTGTGAGGCTGTCCGCTTACTTCTGGATGCAGGGGCAGATGTAAATGGATGCGACAGTGAGGGACGTACTGCCCTCAGAGCAGCTGCATGGGGTGGTCACGAGGAAATTGTCCTCACCCTGCTGGACTATGGGGCACAAATTAATAAAGCTGACAGCAATGGCCGTACACCCCTTATTGCAGCTGCCTACATGGGCCATCCCGAAACCGTCGAAATATTGCTGAACCACAATGCAGAAGTCAACCTAGCTGATGGAGATGGACGTACTGCCCTGTCAGTTGCTGCTCTTTGTGTCCCGACTGCTGCAGCGATTAAAGGTTACGGAGAGGTAGCAAGTCTATTACTTGAACGTGGGGCAGATCCAGGCCACAGAGACAATGATGGAATGACACCACTGCTTCTTGCGGCCTATGAAGGCCACGAAGATGTGGTTGAGCTTTTGTTGGAAGCAGGTGCAGATGTAGACGAATCGGCTGGTCCTGACGGAAGCATTTCTGCCGCAGCTGCTGTCACACCACTattggcagcagcagcaatggGTCACATGAACACAGTGTCCAGGCTGCTCTTCTGGGGTGCAGACGTGGATGCCATCGACTGTGAAGGCAGGACGGCGCTGTGCCTGGCAGCAGCAAGGGGCAGCTTGGAAGTAGTACGTGCCTTATTGGACCGAGGGTTGGATGAGAATCATAAGGATGACCTTGGCTGGACCCCACTGCATGCTGCTGCCTGTGAAGGCCATCGTGCCATATGTGCTGCTTTGACGGATCAAGGGAGCATGGCACGAATAGGAGAGATGGACATTGAAGGACGCACCCCTCTTATACTGGCAGCCCAAGAAGGCCACCTGAGTGCTGTTAAGCTACTACTTGACAAACGTTCTCCGATTGATCACAGGGCGTATGACGGACACTCTGCATTGAGTGCAGCATTTCTGGAGGGCCATACTGAGGTTGCAGAACTGCTTATGAAAAGAGGGGCCGATACCGATGTGCGCGATGCAGAAGGTCGGCCTCTGCTCTACCTCCTGGTGCTCGAAGGTTGCCTTGATATGGCCACTCTTGTCATAGAAAAAGGAGGCGTGCCACTCGAATCCAGAGACTCCGAGGGCCGCACAGCTCTTCATGTGGCTTCCTGGCAGGGCAGTGTGGAGATTGTAGACTTACTTTTAAAACACGGGGCAAACCCCAATGCACAAGACGCTGAAGGGAGACCACCAATGCATTCTGTGGCCTGGacaggaaatggaaaagttGGACATCGTCTTATGGAAGCAAACAGTGTACATATAGACCTTGCTTGCCGTCAAGGGGCAACAGCTCTGAGCATTGCAGCTCAAGAAGGACATGTTAACATTGTGAAAATGCTTCTGGAAAAAGGTGCAAATCCCAATCACATAGATAAATATGGTCGCAGTCCAGCCAAAGTGGCTGGAAAACATGGGCATGTTACAATCGTACGGCTCTTGGAGAGCTATGGAGCTAAGCCATACCTGGGCCTGTTGCCTAATTCTAGTACTGTATCTCCTTCAAAACCAAACAAGATCCTCTCGTCGGGAATGTTGGAGGGTAACGGAGCCGAAGTGACGGCCACTACCTCCTCCTCGTCAGTGTCCTCTCCCGGTTCCACTGGAGAAAGATTCCACTCCATGCAAAGCTCCCAGACCTCATCTACCTGCCACTCACTTGCTACTGTGCAGACAGTGCCAGCCGACAGCATCAGTTTTATCCAGCAGATCCAACAGCATTCACTGCCACGCAGCCGGAGCCGACACTCCACCCTCCCTCCGCCAGGGGGCTCGGGCATGGGAAGTCTCCATGGAAGTAGCCAGAGGCTTACAAAATGCCTCCCCCCGCCTACTGTTTGCACCGTTACGGCTATGGTACACAACTGTGAACCCCCCCAGAAAGGTTTGTCTTCTGGGCTTGAATACCATGACAAGAAGAACAAACAAAGCTCAAActtgattaaagcagaaagaGCTGCAGGTGGTAGATGGAACTCAGTCATGGCTTCTCTTGGTATAATGCCAAGCAAAGACAGCCCTCTCAGTGCAAAAAACAGAGAGATTCCTTCGTTGGACTACCCATACAGACTACAGAGCCCATCCCAAGTGGAAGCTTGGAATGCCCTGCCCCAGAACATTTTAGCACCTGTTTGTTACAGTTTCTCCCCAAACCCACCTAGCAGTGCCTTGACAGATGATGTTATGGTCACGACAGACCCGCACCTTAATCTCAAACAGGCCATCAAGCTACAGTTTGAGGGCCCCACCAGTGCAGCCTTATGTAAAAGAGAGACACCCCTGTGA